One genomic region from Vibrio sp. STUT-A11 encodes:
- the galE gene encoding UDP-glucose 4-epimerase GalE: MRVLVTGGMGYIGSHTCVQMIEAGMEPIIVDNLCNAKTEVLSRIKALTGKQPTFYQGDIRDEAFLDSVFAEHDIQAVIHFAGLKAVGESVVKPLEYYDNNVNGSLVLARSMRKAGVKSIVFSSSATVYGDPEIVPITEDSPTGATTNPYGRSKYMVEACLSDLFNAESDWSITLLRYFNPVGAHPSGTMGEDPQGIPNNLMPFIAQVAVGRRAKLSVFGNDYPTPDGTGVRDYVHVMDLADGHIAALKAVGQKAGLHIYNLGTGKGSSVLEMVDAFAAACGKPVPYELCPRRPGDIAECWASTDKAERELGWKATRSVAEMTGDTWKWQSDNPQGY, encoded by the coding sequence GTGAGAGTACTTGTCACAGGTGGTATGGGTTACATCGGCAGTCACACATGCGTTCAGATGATTGAGGCGGGCATGGAGCCCATCATTGTCGATAACCTGTGTAACGCCAAAACAGAAGTATTGAGCCGTATTAAAGCGCTAACTGGCAAACAGCCAACGTTTTATCAAGGCGATATTCGTGATGAAGCGTTTTTGGATTCGGTATTCGCTGAGCATGATATCCAAGCGGTCATTCACTTTGCAGGTCTGAAAGCGGTCGGTGAGTCAGTCGTCAAGCCGTTGGAATATTACGATAACAATGTCAATGGCTCATTGGTGCTGGCGCGCAGTATGCGTAAAGCGGGTGTCAAGAGCATCGTATTCAGTTCATCTGCAACCGTCTATGGCGATCCAGAAATCGTTCCGATCACAGAAGATTCACCAACAGGTGCAACCACTAACCCATACGGTCGTAGTAAATACATGGTGGAAGCGTGTTTGAGTGATTTGTTCAATGCTGAAAGCGATTGGAGCATCACTTTGCTGCGCTACTTTAATCCTGTTGGTGCGCATCCATCAGGCACAATGGGAGAAGACCCACAAGGCATTCCAAACAACTTGATGCCGTTCATTGCACAAGTCGCGGTTGGTCGTCGTGCCAAGCTCTCCGTATTTGGTAACGACTACCCAACGCCAGACGGTACCGGCGTGCGTGATTACGTCCACGTAATGGACCTGGCTGATGGCCACATTGCTGCACTGAAAGCCGTGGGGCAGAAAGCGGGATTGCACATTTACAACCTAGGTACAGGTAAAGGTTCGAGCGTACTTGAAATGGTCGATGCTTTCGCTGCCGCCTGCGGTAAACCTGTGCCTTACGAGCTGTGCCCACGTCGTCCGGGTGATATCGCTGAATGTTGGGCGAGCACAGACAAGGCAGAGCGCGAGCTTGGCTGGAAAGCAACACGCAGCGTTGCTGAAATGACGGGCGATACCTGGAAATGGCAATCTGACAACCCACAAGGTTACTAA
- the galK gene encoding galactokinase → MSDLIQNVKASFEKVLGYAPSHIIQAPGRVNLIGEHTDYNDGFVLPCAINYQTVVAAATREDNLVRVVSVDYGNAVDEFDISQEIIFQEDKMWANYIRGVVKCLLARGYQFTGADISVSGNVPQGAGLSSSAALEVVIGQTFKVLFNLEISQSEVALNGQQAENEFVGCNCGIMDQMISAEGRENHAMLLDCRSLETEAVSMPEDMAVVIINSNKKRGLVDSEYNTRREQCEEAARIFGVKALRDVTIEQFNDKVSELDELVAKRARHVITENDRTVEAAKALRSHDIKRMSELMAQSHASMRDDFEITVKEIDVLVDMVKEVIGEEGGVRMTGGGFGGCIVALVPPSLVDKVKTTVEAKYQAATGLKASIYVCKAKDGAGLVEAL, encoded by the coding sequence ATGTCTGATTTAATCCAAAATGTGAAAGCGTCTTTTGAGAAAGTGTTGGGCTATGCACCAAGCCACATTATCCAAGCGCCTGGTCGCGTCAACCTGATTGGTGAACATACCGACTACAACGATGGTTTTGTACTGCCATGTGCGATCAACTACCAAACGGTTGTTGCTGCAGCAACGCGTGAAGACAACCTAGTACGGGTGGTATCGGTTGACTATGGTAACGCGGTAGATGAATTCGATATCTCTCAAGAAATAATATTCCAAGAAGACAAAATGTGGGCAAACTACATTCGCGGTGTCGTGAAGTGTCTTCTTGCTCGTGGTTACCAGTTTACCGGTGCTGATATCTCGGTGAGCGGCAATGTTCCTCAAGGTGCAGGGTTAAGCTCATCAGCGGCACTGGAAGTCGTCATTGGACAAACCTTTAAAGTGTTATTCAACTTAGAAATCAGCCAGTCGGAAGTTGCACTAAATGGTCAGCAAGCCGAGAACGAATTTGTTGGTTGTAACTGCGGTATCATGGATCAAATGATTTCGGCAGAAGGTCGTGAAAACCACGCCATGCTATTGGATTGTCGTAGTCTGGAAACAGAAGCGGTTTCTATGCCTGAGGACATGGCAGTCGTGATCATCAACTCGAATAAAAAACGTGGCTTGGTAGACAGCGAATACAACACTCGTCGTGAACAGTGTGAAGAAGCGGCACGAATCTTTGGTGTTAAAGCTCTACGCGATGTAACCATTGAACAGTTCAACGACAAAGTCTCTGAGTTGGATGAATTGGTAGCAAAACGTGCGCGTCACGTGATCACGGAAAACGACCGCACAGTCGAAGCGGCAAAAGCACTGCGTTCGCATGATATTAAACGTATGAGTGAACTGATGGCCCAGTCGCACGCATCAATGCGTGATGATTTCGAAATTACCGTCAAAGAAATCGACGTCCTGGTTGATATGGTGAAAGAGGTGATTGGCGAAGAAGGTGGCGTACGCATGACTGGCGGTGGCTTCGGTGGCTGTATTGTCGCTCTCGTTCCACCTTCATTGGTGGATAAGGTGAAAACGACGGTGGAAGCTAAATACCAAGCAGCAACAGGTTTAAAAGCGTCGATTTATGTGTGCAAAGCCAAAGATGGTGCAGGTCTGGTTGAAGCGTTGTAA
- a CDS encoding iron-containing alcohol dehydrogenase, whose amino-acid sequence MQLDFSYYNPTTIHFGKDSLAKLDSELPNYGETVMLVYGRNAIKSNGLYDKVIASLTAAGKKVIELSGVMPNPTYAKMMEGVELVRKHNVDLILAVGGGSVVDCAKGISVSAHCTDTDPFQKYWVEWQDISNEVVPVASILTMVGTGSEMNGGSVITHEETKNKAGRVFPPVAYPKFSILNPEYTFTVSQYQMVSGVFDTMSHLMEQYFSDQGANTTDYVIESLLKSSIDNLRAALKDPEDYEARSNIMWNATLALNTITGLSKTQDWQVHMIEHQLGAYTDCAHGMGLAAVSLPYYRLIYKFGLDKFVRYATQVWGVSAEGKTKEEIALAGIDALEAFTKECGIVTSLQELGATQEMLPKIAESTIIIGNGYKKLTTEEVLSILEDCF is encoded by the coding sequence ATGCAATTAGACTTCTCATACTACAACCCAACAACCATTCACTTTGGTAAAGATTCTTTAGCAAAACTAGACAGCGAACTGCCAAACTACGGCGAAACGGTCATGTTGGTCTACGGACGTAACGCGATTAAATCAAACGGTCTTTACGATAAAGTCATTGCTAGCCTGACAGCTGCAGGTAAAAAAGTCATTGAGCTGTCTGGTGTTATGCCTAACCCTACTTATGCGAAAATGATGGAAGGTGTTGAGCTTGTTCGTAAGCACAACGTAGACCTGATTCTTGCTGTTGGTGGTGGTTCAGTTGTTGACTGTGCGAAAGGTATCTCAGTGTCAGCACACTGTACCGATACTGACCCATTCCAAAAATACTGGGTAGAATGGCAAGACATCTCAAACGAAGTCGTGCCTGTTGCTTCTATTCTTACAATGGTAGGTACTGGTTCAGAAATGAACGGTGGCTCAGTGATCACTCATGAAGAAACGAAAAACAAAGCGGGTCGCGTATTCCCGCCAGTAGCTTACCCTAAGTTTTCTATCCTGAACCCTGAGTACACATTTACCGTATCTCAGTACCAAATGGTAAGCGGTGTATTTGATACGATGTCTCACCTTATGGAACAATACTTCTCTGATCAAGGTGCAAACACAACTGACTACGTTATTGAAAGCTTGCTTAAATCTTCAATCGATAACCTACGTGCAGCTCTGAAAGATCCAGAAGATTACGAAGCTCGCAGCAACATCATGTGGAACGCGACTTTAGCGCTGAACACAATTACTGGCTTGTCTAAAACTCAGGATTGGCAAGTACATATGATCGAGCACCAGCTTGGCGCTTACACAGACTGTGCTCACGGTATGGGTCTGGCTGCAGTATCTCTGCCTTACTACCGCCTAATCTACAAATTTGGTTTAGACAAATTCGTACGTTACGCAACACAAGTTTGGGGCGTATCAGCTGAAGGCAAAACCAAAGAAGAAATTGCACTTGCAGGTATTGATGCACTAGAAGCGTTTACTAAAGAGTGCGGTATTGTCACTTCTTTGCAAGAACTTGGTGCGACTCAAGAGATGCTACCTAAAATTGCGGAATCGACCATCATCATTGGCAACGGTTACAAAAAACTGACCACTGAAGAAGTCCTGAGCATTCTGGAAGATTGCTTCTAA
- a CDS encoding helix-turn-helix domain-containing protein yields the protein MQEKKSQSIERNPCPEPIRIGFILQPHFSLMAFTAAMDALITANLVHETSLFQIQTFGIDSRKVLSDIGIDIATDATVESLNLHKRGSLDWLFVCGGYRCSTQASQPLTECLTSANNQKINLGSIWNGTVALAHANAIEENTASAVHPNSHQFIHTSFPALELSSHTYEVSANRASCAGPNSTMEMMLSIIEAKFNQKLVRAVREILSCDQASEGRQTILHSQPNKPSVDTLARPEALQDAISLMESNIEEPLTPDELARFLSMSRRQLERLFQTHLDISPSRYYLKLRLLAAHKELEKNKEPIIQIGLSCGFVSSSHFSNCFKDFFGYTPTQLRQNMKMKNSTHSTR from the coding sequence ATGCAGGAAAAAAAGTCGCAATCTATTGAGCGTAACCCTTGTCCTGAGCCAATCAGAATCGGTTTTATTCTCCAACCACATTTTTCTCTTATGGCATTTACTGCTGCCATGGATGCGCTTATTACGGCAAACCTAGTCCATGAAACCAGCTTATTTCAGATTCAAACCTTTGGTATCGATTCGCGTAAAGTATTGAGTGATATAGGCATCGATATCGCAACAGATGCAACGGTTGAGTCGCTAAATCTACACAAAAGAGGCTCACTGGATTGGCTGTTTGTTTGTGGTGGTTATCGTTGCAGCACGCAAGCATCCCAGCCGCTTACGGAATGCCTGACATCTGCCAACAATCAAAAGATCAATCTAGGCAGCATTTGGAATGGGACCGTTGCATTAGCCCATGCGAACGCCATTGAAGAAAATACCGCTTCCGCTGTGCACCCTAACAGTCATCAGTTTATTCATACCTCTTTCCCTGCTCTGGAATTGTCCTCCCACACGTATGAAGTGTCGGCCAATCGTGCTAGCTGCGCGGGGCCGAATAGTACAATGGAGATGATGCTGAGTATTATTGAGGCGAAGTTTAATCAAAAGCTAGTGCGGGCAGTACGCGAGATCTTAAGCTGTGATCAAGCGTCAGAAGGAAGACAGACAATTTTACACAGCCAACCGAACAAGCCGTCAGTAGATACCCTGGCCCGCCCCGAGGCCTTGCAAGATGCAATTAGCCTGATGGAATCAAACATCGAGGAACCGTTGACGCCCGACGAACTCGCGCGATTTTTATCGATGTCTCGCAGACAGCTAGAGCGGCTATTTCAAACCCATCTCGATATCTCGCCATCGAGGTATTATCTGAAGCTACGTTTGTTAGCTGCTCATAAAGAGCTGGAAAAGAATAAAGAACCTATTATTCAAATTGGCTTAAGCTGTGGATTTGTTAGCAGTAGTCACTTTAGTAACTGTTTCAAAGACTTTTTTGGCTACACGCCAACTCAGCTGCGTCAAAATATGAAGATGAAAAACTCGACTCATTCAACACGTTAA
- a CDS encoding NAD(P)-dependent alcohol dehydrogenase, giving the protein MKTVGYAAQSENTDLVPYHFERRELRPNDVAIEITYCGVCHSDLHTVNGDWGPQPYPLVPGHEIVGIVTSVGAEASKYKVGDRVAVGCMVDSCQECDHCHDSEEQYCRNGMTPTYGAPDRHTGEITQGGYSKHIVVREEFVLSVPDSLDMSRTAPILCAGITTYSPLRTWNVTEGSRVGVIGLGGLGHMAVKLAVAMGAEVTVISRTTSKEEQAKALGAKAILASTDEQSMQDAASSFDLIIDTVPTKHDVNLYTPLLDLDGSLVIVGQVGPLDELMSVPLVFGRRRVAGSLIGGIAETQELLEFCAEHDIYPECEMIKMDEINDAFKQLAAGDLAHRFVIDMASIG; this is encoded by the coding sequence ATGAAAACAGTTGGGTACGCGGCACAATCAGAAAATACGGATCTTGTACCATATCATTTCGAACGCAGAGAGTTACGTCCAAATGATGTCGCGATTGAAATAACCTATTGTGGTGTATGCCACTCAGATTTACACACAGTGAACGGTGATTGGGGTCCTCAGCCTTACCCGCTTGTTCCTGGCCACGAAATTGTTGGTATCGTTACTTCGGTAGGCGCTGAAGCGTCAAAATATAAAGTGGGTGACCGAGTTGCCGTTGGTTGTATGGTCGACAGTTGTCAGGAATGTGACCACTGCCACGACAGCGAAGAGCAGTACTGCCGCAATGGCATGACGCCGACTTACGGTGCACCGGATCGTCATACTGGTGAAATCACACAAGGCGGCTACTCTAAACACATCGTGGTTCGTGAAGAGTTTGTATTAAGCGTACCAGACTCTTTGGATATGTCTCGTACTGCGCCTATTCTGTGCGCTGGTATCACAACATACTCTCCACTACGTACCTGGAATGTCACTGAGGGTTCGCGAGTAGGGGTCATTGGTTTGGGCGGTCTAGGCCATATGGCAGTTAAACTTGCTGTGGCGATGGGCGCTGAAGTAACGGTAATCAGCCGCACAACCAGTAAGGAAGAGCAAGCAAAAGCATTAGGTGCCAAGGCTATTCTGGCGTCAACTGACGAGCAGTCTATGCAAGATGCTGCTTCTTCGTTCGACCTTATCATCGATACAGTTCCAACCAAACATGACGTTAACCTTTACACTCCACTGCTGGATCTAGACGGTTCACTTGTGATTGTTGGCCAGGTAGGTCCTTTAGACGAGCTAATGAGCGTACCGCTAGTGTTCGGTCGCCGTCGTGTTGCTGGTTCTCTGATCGGCGGTATTGCTGAAACGCAAGAGCTATTGGAGTTCTGTGCAGAGCATGACATCTACCCAGAATGCGAAATGATCAAAATGGATGAAATTAACGATGCATTTAAACAGTTAGCTGCTGGTGACTTGGCGCATCGTTTTGTTATCGATATGGCTTCAATAGGTTAA
- a CDS encoding helix-turn-helix domain-containing protein has translation MHKLEVFQSENISYLVNDMRSAPLIDVDTELSFEQRKPFYMADYHWHQQVEINVLHKGTLEYAINNANVQISAGEMAVFWAVTPHRVSKVSDDALLGIINIPLSAFLGWVLPQEFVQQVMHGGVITSQIDGVVSLAESNRWLNCYHSDNNVRSGIVSDEVWLMLRRLCSFDYNVEMFSFLRNGSSRHPNDTGYKNVQLMLDYIAKNHNKDIKVDDIAAHVKLHPKYAMGLFKNMLSVSIKQYLIIMRINHAKVLLSNTRNPIKNIANDSGFKHPGSFFAAFKSHTGLTPQQFRSETQII, from the coding sequence ATGCATAAATTAGAAGTATTTCAGTCTGAAAACATCAGCTATTTAGTCAATGATATGCGCTCAGCACCTCTAATTGATGTCGACACCGAGTTGAGTTTTGAGCAGCGCAAACCTTTTTACATGGCGGACTATCATTGGCACCAGCAAGTAGAAATCAATGTATTGCATAAAGGAACGCTCGAATACGCAATTAATAATGCCAACGTGCAAATATCGGCCGGAGAAATGGCGGTATTTTGGGCGGTGACGCCACATCGAGTGAGTAAAGTCAGTGACGACGCTCTGCTTGGCATCATCAATATACCTTTAAGTGCATTTCTTGGTTGGGTGTTACCCCAAGAGTTTGTCCAGCAAGTCATGCATGGCGGGGTTATTACTTCTCAAATAGATGGGGTTGTCAGCCTTGCCGAAAGTAACCGTTGGCTAAACTGCTATCACAGTGACAATAATGTGAGAAGTGGAATCGTCAGTGACGAGGTCTGGTTAATGTTACGCCGCCTCTGCTCATTCGACTATAATGTGGAAATGTTCAGCTTCCTGCGTAACGGCTCCTCTCGCCACCCAAATGATACGGGTTATAAAAACGTCCAGCTTATGCTCGATTATATTGCTAAAAACCACAACAAAGACATCAAAGTCGATGACATCGCGGCCCATGTAAAATTGCATCCAAAATACGCGATGGGGTTATTTAAGAATATGCTGAGTGTCTCGATAAAGCAGTATTTGATTATTATGCGCATCAACCACGCCAAAGTCTTATTGAGTAACACTCGAAATCCAATAAAGAATATCGCGAATGATAGTGGCTTTAAGCATCCAGGCTCCTTTTTTGCTGCATTTAAGAGTCATACGGGCTTAACTCCCCAACAATTTAGGTCAGAAACTCAAATAATCTAA
- a CDS encoding UDP-glucose--hexose-1-phosphate uridylyltransferase, whose amino-acid sequence MSNVEFNPVDHPHRRYNPLTGQWILVSPHRAKRPWSGADEKAAIDELPSYDEKCFLCPTNERISGDVNPDYQGTYVFNNDFAALMVDSPDAPESDNPLFKTQGVRGLSRVICFSPDHSKTLPELPVDKIRGVIDTWNEQIEELGKEYVWVQAFENKGETMGCSQPHPHGQIWANSFLPNEIERKEQNLKAYYQEHGSNLLVDYVQAELKDGSRIVVETEHWLAVVPYWAAWPFETMLLPKTHIRRMSELNNEQRDDLAVAIKKLTSRYDNLFQCSFPYSMGWHYAPFFEPGTDIDHWQLHALFYPPLLRSATVRKFMVGYEMLAESQRDLTAEQAAQRLRDVSDVHYKEARF is encoded by the coding sequence ATGTCGAACGTTGAATTTAACCCAGTGGATCACCCACACCGTCGTTACAACCCACTAACGGGTCAATGGATTTTAGTGTCACCACACCGTGCAAAACGTCCTTGGAGTGGGGCGGATGAGAAAGCTGCGATTGATGAGCTACCAAGCTACGATGAGAAGTGTTTCCTGTGTCCGACAAATGAGCGTATCTCTGGAGATGTTAATCCAGATTATCAGGGCACGTATGTTTTTAATAACGATTTTGCCGCACTGATGGTGGATTCTCCAGATGCGCCAGAATCAGACAACCCACTATTCAAAACCCAAGGTGTACGCGGTTTGAGCCGAGTGATTTGTTTCTCTCCTGACCACAGCAAAACCTTACCTGAACTACCGGTAGACAAAATCCGTGGCGTGATTGATACGTGGAACGAGCAAATTGAAGAGCTAGGTAAAGAGTACGTTTGGGTTCAGGCGTTTGAGAATAAGGGTGAAACCATGGGTTGTTCTCAGCCTCACCCACATGGTCAAATCTGGGCGAACAGTTTCTTACCAAATGAGATTGAACGCAAAGAGCAAAACCTAAAAGCGTACTACCAGGAACACGGTAGCAATCTGCTGGTGGATTACGTACAAGCTGAGCTAAAAGATGGCTCCCGAATCGTCGTTGAAACCGAGCATTGGTTGGCGGTTGTCCCTTACTGGGCGGCGTGGCCATTCGAAACCATGCTGTTACCGAAAACACACATCCGCCGTATGAGTGAGTTAAACAATGAGCAGCGTGACGACTTGGCGGTAGCAATTAAAAAGCTGACCAGCCGTTATGACAATTTATTCCAATGTTCTTTCCCTTACTCAATGGGTTGGCACTACGCGCCGTTCTTTGAACCAGGCACAGATATCGACCACTGGCAGCTTCACGCACTGTTCTACCCGCCACTATTACGTAGTGCAACAGTACGTAAGTTTATGGTGGGTTACGAAATGCTGGCCGAAAGCCAACGCGACTTAACCGCAGAGCAAGCGGCACAACGTCTGCGTGATGTCAGTGACGTTCATTATAAGGAAGCTAGGTTCTAG
- a CDS encoding alpha-galactosidase, producing the protein MKEKKLIELSGTKSQLIIEVGDFAEILHWGKQVSGGLNNFRTALHRPVPHGRLDKDVAMTTLPELGRGVFSSPGLEGHRDGLDWAPVFFLKNIQQTDTQISLTSEDEQAGLQLLTEICLDEFDVVKTRHTLTNLKVGKYFVNRFANSMPLPVRVNELMTFHGRWAREFQTQRQPLLHNGYQQENRRGRTSHEHYPAMVAGTSSFTETQGDVWGFHFAWSGNHRLRADVKTDGRRTMQAEVIYFPGEVALQKGESISTPWLYASYSENGLNEMSHHFHAHVRQSIIAEDFKKKLRPVHLNTWEGIYFDHDPEYIMEMASQAAEMGVERFIIDDGWFRGRDDDTAALGDWFLDERKYPNGLEPVVDHVNALGMEFGLWFEPEMINKDSDLFREHPDWLLAVDGYDQPTGRHQHVIDLQNDDAFNFLYERLEHFLSTYNIRYIKWDMNREIVQPAHDGVASGRKQTERYYQLVDKVRAKFPLVSIESCAGGGGRIDYEILKRTDRFWPSDNNDALERQGIQRGMSYFFPPEVMGSHIGSDNCHCTRRRHSIEFRGLTALFGHMGIELDPVKEDSNEKANFAHYVALHKQLRSLLHTGKMWRTPTDDSSHQVLSVVSEDQSEAVVMVAQLDMPTHSLSGNLRILGLDDKATYRIYVLDKPANYNDIVVFQPPWTEAGCELSGEWCKEVGLSMPLLDPETAMLIKVEKVN; encoded by the coding sequence ATGAAAGAGAAAAAACTAATTGAGTTAAGCGGAACGAAGTCCCAACTGATTATTGAGGTTGGCGACTTTGCAGAAATTCTACACTGGGGTAAGCAAGTCAGTGGCGGCTTAAACAATTTTCGCACAGCTTTGCATCGTCCGGTACCGCATGGACGCTTAGATAAAGATGTCGCAATGACTACGCTGCCTGAGCTTGGCCGTGGTGTATTCAGCAGCCCTGGCTTAGAAGGTCACCGTGATGGTCTGGATTGGGCGCCAGTATTCTTCCTAAAAAATATTCAACAAACTGATACCCAAATCAGTCTTACAAGTGAAGATGAACAAGCTGGTTTACAGCTGTTGACGGAAATTTGTTTAGACGAATTTGATGTTGTTAAAACACGCCACACATTAACCAACCTCAAGGTAGGGAAATACTTTGTCAATCGCTTTGCGAACTCAATGCCGTTACCTGTAAGAGTCAATGAACTCATGACGTTCCATGGCCGCTGGGCACGAGAGTTTCAAACGCAACGTCAGCCACTTCTTCACAACGGCTATCAGCAAGAAAACAGACGCGGAAGAACGTCTCATGAACACTATCCGGCAATGGTTGCTGGAACGTCCAGCTTTACGGAGACTCAAGGTGATGTTTGGGGCTTCCATTTTGCTTGGAGTGGTAACCATCGATTACGTGCCGATGTAAAAACCGATGGTCGTCGTACGATGCAAGCAGAAGTGATTTATTTCCCTGGAGAAGTCGCGTTGCAAAAAGGGGAAAGTATCTCTACGCCATGGTTGTATGCGAGTTACAGTGAGAACGGACTCAACGAGATGAGCCATCACTTCCATGCGCATGTAAGACAGTCGATCATCGCTGAAGATTTTAAGAAGAAGTTACGTCCGGTGCATTTGAATACATGGGAAGGGATCTATTTTGATCACGATCCTGAATACATCATGGAAATGGCTTCTCAAGCAGCAGAGATGGGAGTAGAGCGTTTTATCATCGATGACGGATGGTTCAGAGGTCGTGACGATGACACTGCGGCATTGGGGGACTGGTTCCTGGATGAGCGCAAATACCCGAATGGTCTAGAGCCGGTTGTCGATCACGTTAACGCGTTGGGCATGGAATTTGGGTTGTGGTTTGAACCAGAAATGATCAACAAAGACTCAGATTTATTCCGTGAACATCCTGATTGGCTACTGGCTGTCGATGGTTATGATCAACCGACAGGCAGACACCAACATGTTATTGATTTACAAAACGATGATGCATTCAACTTCTTATATGAACGACTGGAGCATTTCTTAAGCACCTACAATATTCGTTACATCAAGTGGGATATGAACCGTGAAATCGTCCAGCCGGCGCATGATGGCGTGGCATCTGGACGCAAACAAACGGAGCGTTACTACCAGTTAGTCGATAAGGTCAGAGCGAAATTCCCTCTCGTCAGTATAGAGTCTTGCGCAGGTGGCGGTGGTCGTATTGACTACGAAATTTTAAAACGCACTGATCGCTTCTGGCCTTCGGATAATAACGATGCTTTAGAAAGACAAGGTATCCAACGTGGTATGAGTTACTTCTTCCCGCCAGAAGTGATGGGCAGCCATATTGGGTCTGATAACTGTCATTGTACTCGCCGCCGTCATAGCATTGAGTTCCGTGGATTGACGGCACTGTTTGGTCATATGGGAATAGAGCTTGATCCGGTGAAAGAAGATAGCAATGAAAAAGCAAACTTTGCTCATTATGTTGCTTTACACAAGCAATTAAGGTCGTTACTACACACGGGCAAAATGTGGCGAACACCAACGGATGACAGTTCACATCAAGTGTTATCAGTGGTATCGGAAGATCAATCTGAAGCAGTGGTTATGGTCGCACAGTTGGATATGCCAACGCACTCATTGAGCGGCAACCTGCGAATACTTGGTCTGGATGATAAAGCAACTTACCGTATCTATGTTTTAGACAAGCCTGCGAACTACAACGACATTGTCGTGTTCCAACCACCTTGGACTGAAGCTGGGTGTGAACTTAGTGGTGAGTGGTGCAAAGAGGTGGGCTTAAGTATGCCGCTACTCGACCCAGAAACTGCGATGTTAATCAAAGTTGAAAAGGTAAATTGA